The following are encoded together in the Lathyrus oleraceus cultivar Zhongwan6 chromosome 3, CAAS_Psat_ZW6_1.0, whole genome shotgun sequence genome:
- the LOC127130613 gene encoding uncharacterized protein LOC127130613 encodes MDDYQSIQFYFLDEDVMYLKVKDCDEPLPSEGLDPKSCWGLIFDEVVNAYGNGIGVVIVTPQGSHIPFTASLTFTCTNNMIKEEWETCHHGLIPYKDYARRLSTFFSQIEFHHIPREENQIADALTTLSSMIVVNWWNDVPTINVMRLDRPAHVFASEEVIDGKPWYHDIKCFIQRQEYPPGASNKYKKTRKREGDLVLKKILSFITDSKGKWAPNYEGLYVVKRAFYGGALIVTTMDGEELPRSVSADVVKK; translated from the exons ATGGACGACTATCAATCCATTCAATTTTACTTCCTCGATGAGGATGTAATGTACCTGAAagtgaaagattgtgatgaaccgtTGCCAAGTGAAGGTCTAGATCCAAAATCCTGTTGGGGTTTGATATTTGATGAAGTTGTTAATGCttatggaaatggaattggggtAGTCATTGTCACTCCTCAAGGTTCTCATATTCCATTTACCGCAAGTTTGACATTCACTTGTACGAACAACATG ATCAAAGAAGAATGGGAAACCTGTCATCATGGTttgattccttacaaagattatgcgaggaggcTATCAACTTTCTTCAGCCAAATTGaatttcatcatatacctcgtgagGAGAATCAGATAGCAGATGCTCTAACAACTTTATCCTCCATGATTGTTGTGAACTGGTGGAATGATGTGCCTACAATAAATGTTATGCGCCTCGACAGACCTGCTCATGTGTTCGCCTCGGAAGAGGTCATTGATGGGAAACCATGGTATCATGATATTAAATGCTTTATTCAAAGACAAGAGTACCCACCTGGGGCATCAAACAAATATAAGAAGACTCGTAAAAG agaaggcgACCTCGTGCTCAAAAAGATCTTGTCTTTCATTACTGATTCTAAGGGCAAGTGGGCTCCTAATTATGAAGGAttatatgttgttaagagagctttctATGGTGGTGCTTTAATCgttacaactatggatggtgaggagctccctcgTTCTGTGAGTGctgatgtagtcaagaaataa